From Pseudomonadota bacterium, a single genomic window includes:
- a CDS encoding NAD-dependent epimerase yields MKILVTGAAGFIGAASSIRLLERGDEVIGLDNLNDYYEVSLKEARMARLYGHPRFRFLRVDVSDRAAMEQVFATEQPERVMHLAAQAGVRYSLTHPHAYVDANLVGFMNILEGCRQNGVEHLVYASSSSVYGANTRMPFSVHDNVDHPVSLYAATKKANELMAHTYSHLYGLPVTGLRFFTVYGPWGRPDMSLFSFTRSILAGQPIEVFNYGHHRRDFTYIDDLVEGVTRVIDAVARPNPAWSGDSPDPGTSRAPYRLYNIGNNHPVNLLRFIEVLEGCLGRVAVKKLLPMQAGDVPDTYADVKDLVDDVAYRPATPVEVGVERFVNWYRDYYRVG; encoded by the coding sequence ATGAAGATCCTAGTGACGGGGGCCGCGGGTTTCATCGGCGCGGCCTCGAGTATACGCCTGCTTGAGCGGGGCGATGAGGTCATCGGGCTCGACAACCTCAACGACTATTATGAGGTGAGTCTGAAGGAGGCCCGAATGGCGCGCCTTTACGGTCACCCTCGGTTCCGGTTCCTGCGCGTCGATGTCTCCGATCGCGCGGCGATGGAGCAGGTCTTCGCGACCGAGCAACCGGAGCGGGTCATGCACCTCGCCGCGCAAGCGGGTGTGCGCTACTCCTTGACCCATCCCCATGCCTACGTGGACGCGAACCTCGTGGGGTTCATGAACATCCTGGAGGGCTGCCGCCAGAACGGCGTCGAGCACCTCGTGTATGCCTCTTCCAGCTCTGTTTACGGCGCCAATACCCGCATGCCCTTCTCGGTACACGACAACGTCGACCACCCGGTATCGCTTTACGCCGCGACCAAGAAGGCCAATGAGTTGATGGCCCATACCTACAGCCATCTGTACGGCCTCCCGGTCACCGGGCTCAGGTTCTTCACGGTGTATGGACCGTGGGGTCGCCCCGATATGTCGTTGTTCTCGTTCACTCGGAGTATCTTGGCGGGCCAGCCGATCGAGGTCTTCAACTACGGCCATCACCGGCGCGACTTCACCTACATCGACGACCTCGTCGAGGGGGTCACGCGGGTGATCGACGCCGTGGCCAGGCCCAACCCCGCCTGGTCCGGCGACAGCCCGGACCCGGGCACCAGCCGTGCGCCGTACCGCCTTTATAACATCGGAAACAACCATCCGGTAAACCTCTTGCGTTTCATCGAGGTTCTCGAAGGCTGCCTGGGCAGGGTCGCAGTCAAGAAGCTTCTGCCTATGCAAGCCGGTGACGTCCCCGATACCTACGCCGATGTAAAGGATCTGGTCGACGATGTCGCCTACCGGCCGGCGACGCCCGTGGAGGTCGGGGTGGAACGCTTCGTCAACTGGTACAGAGACTACTACCGGGTGGGGTAA
- a CDS encoding nucleotide sugar dehydrogenase, with amino-acid sequence MMHTRKISVVGLGYVGLPVAVAFGKYGRVVGFDISPTRIAELKDGYDRTHEVRRSDLAEADILFSSDPTALKTADFHIVAVPTPVDHAKRPDLGALLSASELVGRELKFGDIVVYESTVYPGATEEACVPVLERHCGLCSGRDFFVGYSPERINPGDTEHTFTAITKVVSGQDPKTLEIVAEVYGSVVRAGVHRAPSIKVAEAAKVIENTQRDLNISLMNELALIFNRMGIDTRDVLDASGSKWNFLPFDPGLVGGHCIGVDPYYLTHKAQVLGYIPQVILAGRSINDGMGTYIASQVIKHLIHAGGTVKGSTVTVLGFTFKENVPDLRNTRVIDIVTELRDYAVNVQVTDPLADRAEAREACGIDLLPEEALAPADAVVFAVPHHDYVAKGWQAVVPLLRGGRGVVVDVKAKLAREHCPPGVRLWRL; translated from the coding sequence ATGATGCACACGCGCAAGATCTCGGTGGTGGGGCTCGGTTACGTGGGGCTGCCGGTCGCGGTGGCATTCGGCAAGTACGGGCGGGTGGTGGGCTTCGATATCAGTCCCACGCGCATCGCCGAGCTCAAGGACGGTTATGACAGGACGCACGAGGTACGGCGTTCCGACCTGGCCGAGGCCGACATCCTGTTCAGCTCGGACCCCACGGCCCTCAAGACCGCGGACTTTCACATCGTCGCGGTCCCGACCCCCGTCGATCACGCCAAGCGCCCCGATCTGGGCGCCCTGCTCAGCGCCTCGGAGCTCGTCGGACGCGAGCTCAAGTTCGGCGACATCGTGGTCTACGAGTCCACGGTGTATCCAGGCGCCACCGAAGAGGCGTGTGTGCCGGTCCTGGAAAGGCACTGCGGTCTGTGCTCGGGGCGCGATTTCTTCGTGGGGTACTCGCCGGAGCGCATCAACCCCGGCGACACGGAGCACACGTTTACCGCCATCACCAAGGTCGTTTCCGGCCAGGACCCGAAGACGCTCGAGATCGTGGCGGAGGTGTACGGTTCGGTAGTGCGTGCGGGGGTGCACCGAGCACCGTCGATCAAGGTCGCGGAGGCCGCCAAGGTCATCGAGAACACCCAGCGCGACCTCAACATCTCGCTCATGAACGAGCTGGCGCTCATCTTCAACAGGATGGGGATCGACACCCGGGACGTCCTGGATGCCTCGGGCTCCAAGTGGAACTTTCTGCCGTTTGATCCGGGGCTCGTGGGCGGGCATTGCATCGGCGTCGATCCCTATTATCTGACGCACAAGGCCCAGGTCTTGGGGTATATCCCCCAGGTGATCCTCGCCGGGCGCAGCATCAACGACGGCATGGGTACCTACATCGCGAGCCAAGTCATCAAGCATTTGATCCACGCGGGGGGCACTGTCAAGGGCAGTACCGTCACGGTGCTCGGTTTCACCTTCAAGGAGAACGTCCCGGACCTGCGCAACACACGGGTCATCGACATCGTCACCGAGCTGCGGGATTACGCCGTCAATGTCCAGGTGACCGATCCCCTGGCGGATCGCGCGGAGGCCAGGGAGGCGTGCGGTATCGATCTGTTGCCGGAAGAGGCGCTTGCGCCGGCCGACGCCGTGGTGTTCGCCGTTCCGCACCATGATTACGTCGCCAAGGGGTGGCAGGCCGTCGTACCACTGTTGCGGGGCGGCCGGGGTGTGGTCGTCGATGTCAAGGCGAAGTTGGCACGCGAGCACTGTCCGCCGGGCGTGCGCTTGTGGCGCTTGTAG